A window from Podospora bellae-mahoneyi strain CBS 112042 chromosome 1 map unlocalized CBS112042p_1, whole genome shotgun sequence encodes these proteins:
- a CDS encoding uncharacterized protein (COG:I; EggNog:ENOG503NXNH), whose protein sequence is MATDDEAINLLSFDGGGVRGVTSLLIIHEIMIKIKERHGLAEIPKPCDVFHMIAGTSTGGLIAIMLGRLRMSTEEALRQYDVCAENIFSSKKWANVTEKFRSTPMINIIQKLVAEKDMGEMMRDPAKPAKGKAMVCAMPRKRANPKNVRRIRSFSPEKDNWDKNVKIWEAARATTAATFYFKPQPLTVSTPQGGSKIEDYIDAAFGVNNPTNELIKEAVAEFGPSRRLGCLISIGTGTKQERVISRAASGLRNVCDMWGSIFDVGMAMKDMVTNAELVHIDLEMRLRRKPDAYFRFNVPLAADKVSLAQYGKMGKLKSMTAKYLCEPEVVGNIERVADILETENAEHHLNLGALSEPSEPRPDENLKANLMGEASRYFTGRNHIMGILNTFFSDREGETVPRREFCLHGLGGVGKTQIALKAANIFRHGDPELGLPRKRRFPHILYVDGTDRITISQSYASIARDEFGIETGGNFEQLMRQALQKMERLDEDWFLIYDNCNQEDRRELLPKGDTGNVLFTTRNRVVRQQMREECVYDVEVLEELDAIRLLLTASGSKFADLNAWDQSIGKEIVEELGYLPLAIDQAAAYIREAPCPLDGYLEVFRKQRVELLRNPKFKGSLAQNQAVYTTFEASYKAIAQLEWRNKNALGRNAGLALRALDLICFWHNENIPVDAAWWGGSSWENRDDMDNDKPALEEHLRQLTGDRTMTWQKFFFQLREDGGDEFPSALEILERYSIITLKEERYASMHVLVHSWARDRMKEEYRAQQALVSKVLLLDSIGDTVKTTFGRIYLHSVYPHVRACLKYSKWGAKAIHLPYELFLRTKYAFILTFQKRFGEAEAEYLRIIHLSKIYIGPTTWAVQRPLRDLGKLYHEMGRLGEAELTYLECIDRCIWEKKSKAIEAEQRAKAQLAELKPTPRRKKPKKDGLDEDRPPTPPPLSEEEMAQKARWFVPEWRNTCCWQLRISHVEECLARLYYDQANNEDDLVYSQDFMTRALDRRKKVLHPENMELWRTEDEYRRRTQLRDGLYWLLRLEAATNTFISEGEEVNFLTGDYRARLIQTTANSMVAMRRFVKYYKGDDYRPDLDSLWEDAYKFYELILWDGLIKIFGESDYRCLDVMRWMVECLIGLKRFEEAEALARRCLTSSIVGYGECHQETILSLEKLHDAIKGRLGGYDLESIYVIKEAAYRSDAVFGVEHRITKRTTKTAVHAMRNYQADLSDWVPMHQNILADAHWEYGVVEDWEMRSKLLGERAYYREVSYTLPDPALDAELRKMPEARANPVLEETIVEDEPETAPATYFDSGQVDSTFNAITGTSKPSRGTSKSFDPRDKYDALGKSRWPLPLLRLEEEPYTSDSSDGDPGRSGADDVKGNPVAR, encoded by the exons ATGGCAACAGACGATGAAGCAATCAATCTGCTGTCTTTTG ATGGCGGAGGTGTCCGAGGTGTCACATCACTGCTTATTATCCACGAAATCAtgatcaagatcaaggaaaGACACGGATTAGCTGAAATACCCAAGCCTTGCGATGTCTTCCACATGATAGCCGGGACCAGCACGGGAGG CCTCATTGCCATCATGCTCGGCCGGCTTCGAATGTCCACCGAGGAAGCCTTACGCCAGTACGACGTCTGTGCCGAGAATATCTTCTCGTCCAAGAAGTGGGCGAACGTCACAGAAAAGTTTCGTAGCACCCCAATGATAAATATTATCCAGAAACTCGTGGCGGAGAAAGACATGGGGGAAATGATGCGCGATCCTGCAAAGCCAGCAAAGGGTAAGGCGATGGTTTGTGCTATGCCGCGGAAGAGGGCGAATCCGAAGAATGTTCGGCGGATTCGCTCCTTTTCACCAGAAAAGGATAATTG GGACAAAAATGTGAAGATATGGGAGGCTGCCAGGGCCACAACGGCTGCTACCTTTTACTTCAAACCACAACCACTCACAGTCTCAACACCTCAGGGTGGCTCGAAAATCGAAGACTACATTGACGCTGCCTTCGGTGTTAATAACCCTACCAATGAGCTCATCAAGGAAGCGGTTGCCGAATTTGGGCCCAGTCGACGGCTTGGTTGCTTGATCAGCATTGGGACTGGGACTAAACAGGAGCGTGTAATTTCCAGAGCTGCAAGTGGGTTGAGGAACGTCTGTGATATGTGGGGGAGTATATTTGATGTCGGGATGGCCATGAAGGACATGGTTACCAATGCCGAACTCGTGCATATCGACCTGGAAATGCGACTGAGACGAAAACCGGATGCCTACTTTCGCTTCAACGTTCCTCTTGCGGCAGACAAAGTCAGTCTGGCCCAGTATGGCAAGATGGGAAAGCTCAAATCGATGACCGCTAAGTACCTCTGCGAACCGGAGGTTGTTGGCAACATTGAGAGGGTGGCTGATATTTTGGAAACCGAGAATGCTGAACACCACCTGAACCTCGGAGCTCTAT CTGAACCTAGCGAACCAAGGCCTGACGAAAACCTAAAAGCAAACCTGATGGGTGAGGCAAGCCGGTACTTCACGGGAAGAAACCACATCATGGGGATACTGAATACATTCTTCTCCGATCGAGAAGGCGAGACCGTTCCTCGAAGGGAGTTCTGCCTCCATGGCCTTGGCGGTGTTGGGAAAACACAGATTGCGTTGAAGGCAGCCAACATATTCCGTCATGGGGATCCCGAGCTCGGCTTACCGAGGAAGCGAAGGTTCCCGCATATTCTATATGTGGACGGCACCGACAGGATAACCATCAGCCAAAGTTATGCAAGCATTGCAAGAGATGAATTTGGCATCGAGACCGGTGGCAACTTTGAACAGTTGATGAGACAAGCTCTTCAGAAAATGGAACGGCTTGACGAGGATTGGTTTCTGATTTACGACAACTGCAACCAGGAAGACCGCCGAGAGTTGCTACCAAAGGGGGACACAGGCAATGTTCTATTCACCACGAGAAACCGGGTGGTGCGACAGCAGATGCGAGAGGAATGTGTCTATGATgtcgaggtgttggaggaacTGGACGCTATCCGGCTTCTCCTGACAGCCTCGGGATCAAAATTCGCTGATCTGAACGCATGGGACCAGTCAATAGGCAAGGAAATCGTCGAGGAACTTGGCTATCTGCCCCTCGCCATCGACCAGGCAGCTGCGTACATCAGAGAAGCTCCATGTCCCCTTGATGGCTACCTGGAAGTATTCCGCAAGCAAAGAGTCGAACTACTCCGAAACCCAAAGTTCAAAGGCTCGCTCGCACAGAACCAGGCCGTTTACACAACATTCGAAGCATCTTACAAGGCTATTGCCCAGCTTGAATGGCGCAACAAGAACGCTCTGGGCAGAAATGCTGGTCTCGCTCTTAGAGCGCTCGATCTAATATGCTTTTGGCACAACGAAAATATCCCAGTCGACGCTgcttggtggggaggttcaTCGTGGGAGAACCGAGACGATATGGATAACGACAAGCCTGCGCTTGAAGAGCATTTACGACAACTCACGGGTGACCGAACGATGACTTGGCAGAAGTTCTTCTTCCAGTTGCGTgaagatgggggtgatgaatTCCCAAGCGCCCTCGAAATCCTCGAACGATATTCGATCATCACACTGAAGGAAGAGAGGTATGCGTCAATGCACGTTTTAGTGCACTCCTGGGCACGAGATCGGATGAAGGAGGAATACAGAGCACAACAAGCCTTGGTGTCGAAAGTCCTACTGTTGGATTCCATCGGAGACACCGTCAAAACTACTTTCGGACGGATTTACCTCCACTCGGTCTACCCGCATGTTCGGGCGTGTCTCAAATACTCTAAATGGGGCGCCAAAGCGATCCACCTACCATATGAGCTTTTCTTGAGAACCAAGTATGCATTCATTCTCACCTTTCAGAAGCGATTTGGTGAGGCCGAAGCCGAATACCTCCGCATCATTCACTTGAGCAAAATCTACATTGGGCCTACTACTTGGGCGGTTCAGAGACCCCTCCGCGATCTGGGGAAACTCTATCATGAGATGGGTCGCTTGGGCGAAGCTGAGCTGACGTATCTGGAATGCATCGATCGCTGTATCTGGGAGAAGAAATCGAAGGCAATAGAAGCAGAGCAGCGTGCGAAAGCACAGCTTGCGGAGCTCAAGCCTACCCCGAGGCGCAAGAAACCCAAGAAGGACGGATTGGATGAGGATAGgccgccaacacccccaccgcTCAGCGAAGAGGAGATGGCCCAGAAAGCTCGCTGGTTCGTGCCCGAATGGCGTAACACGTGTTGTTGGCAGCTTCGGATTTCCCACGTCGAAGAGTGCCTCGCCAGGCTGTATTACGACCAGGCAAACAATGAAGATGATCTTGTATACTCACAAGATTTCATGACGAGAGCGCTGGATCGACGGAAGAAGGTCCTCCACCCCGAAAATATGGAACTCTGGAGGACGGAAGATGAATATCGAAGGCGTACCCAGCTTCGCGATGGCCTCTATTGGCTACTTCGGCTCGAAGCAGCAACGAACACCTTCATatctgagggggaggaagtcAATTTTCTTACCGGAGACTATCGGGCCCGTCTTATCCAGACCACAGCCAACAGCATGGTTGCTATGCGACGATTTGTCAAGTATTACAAAGGTGACGATTATCGGCCTGACTTGGATTCTCTCTGGGAGGATGCTTACAAATTCTACGAGCTTATACTCTGGGACGGACTTATCAAGATATTTGGAGAGTCTGACTACAGGTGCCTCGACGTGATGCGGTGGATGGTTGAGTGCCTGATAGGCTTGAAAAGATTTGAAGAAGCGGAAGCGCTCGCCAGAAGGTGCTTGACGTCGAGCATTGTGGGCTATGGCGAATGCCACCAGGAGACGATTCTGTCCCTGGAGAAGTTGCACGATGCTATCAAAGGCCGCCTGGGAGGCTACGATCTCGAGTCGATTTATGTTATCAAGGAGGCTGCGTACAGGTCAGACGCGGTTTTCGGAGTGGAGCATCGGATCACGAAGCGAACAACTAAGACTGCCGTCCACGCCATGAGAAACTACCAGGCCGATCTTTCTGATTGGGTACCCATGCACCAGAACATCTTGGCCGATGCGCACTGGGAGTACGGGGTGGTCGAAGACTGGGAGATGAGAAGCAAGCTACTGGGCGAACGCGCATACTACCGCGAAGTGTCGTACACATTACCCGACCCAGCGCTTGACGCAGAGCTTCGGAAGATGCCAGAAGCAAGGGCAAATCCGGTTTTGGAAGAGACAATAGTGGAGGATGAGCCAGAGACGGCACCAGCAACATATTTTGACTCGGGACAGGTTGATTCCACATTTAATGCGATCACTGGCACAAGCAAACCATCGCGAGGCACTTCGAAATCATTTGACCCACGAGACAAATACGATGCACTCGGTAAATCGCGGTGGCCATTGCCTTTACTTCGCCTTGAAGAGGAGCCATATACATCAGATAGCAGCGACGGGGATCCCGGAAGAAGTGGTGCGGACGATGTCAAGGGAAACCCGGTGGCAAGATAG
- the ACU17 gene encoding Bifunctional NAD(P)H-hydrate repair enzyme (EggNog:ENOG503P3VX; BUSCO:EOG092652TN; COG:S) yields MRSTARALMAAAMQSGNSLKPTPMALLPPIYLYRRLLRAHRKHLPAEMRLLGDEYVKAEFRAHRSVENPVHLIGFLTEWQLYAQKIEGDAWRGEKLDEGKIQKMSDEQIGQLYELMQAIQKRGTEGDES; encoded by the exons ATGAGATCAACAGCACGAGCTCTCATGGCAGCAGCCATGCAATCGGGGAACAGCCTAAAGCCAACGCCGATGGCGCTCCTGCCGCCGATTTATCTCTACCGGAGGCTGCTGAGGGCACACAGGAAGCACTTGCCTGCGGAAATGAGGTTGCTGGGGGATGAGTATGTCAAGGCGGAGTTTAGGGCGCACAGGAGCGTGGAGAATCCGGTTCATTTG ATCGGATTCTTGACTGAGTGGCAGTTGTATGCTCAAAAGATTGAGGGTGATGCTTGGAGGGGCGAGAAGCTGGATGAGGGAAAGATTCAGAAGATGAGTg ACGAGCAAATTGGACAGTTGTATGAGCTTATGCAGGCGATACAAAAGAGGGGGACGGAGGGAGATGAGTCGTAG
- the prh1 gene encoding Salivary acidic proline-rich phosphoprotein 1/2 (COG:A; EggNog:ENOG503NWVV) codes for MDPSLIKELQLEPLSPRGSDSSYSSEPLGSDNSNSSKPPSDSDRSGRNPQPEAKMAVDQSQRRRPQPLDLHQSSGIQDPEKLSGSQFAEPTYLQEEWKRTPTQPEKRRKKRGFWRWMSGCFKGDQETDDEHEVKMESAVDKHPIMGKFSSLFRSKSDKDKPNETPVNPYAQQPPSSDTYSSAPAYGGNRGVPSGLPSGPRPGGMGGGLPSGPRPGSSAPPPYSAQNDAAFADNKKRYDSAASSPSIGYGNDRPGAPSGYGSNRYDNAAGYGQNNNAQAPPPRQGGYGGFDNNRAQLYDGYSPQQAPPKDYTLPENYEELTAEEKDEAQARVTKGKIVDTLRDTAASTARSRQKMAEGLERMRDIDEILYRDGQILNKVEQQISESQHQSRLAKANLDNLDAANSSLFNVFANSKGKLAEREMRKEISERERQLEKEELRRQEYKWNNQGIIPDQKRQQLLGKRVVDKSKYIYDDSDEEQETLNERIEDDIASLGQDALLLKKMALAQAAVLDHQVKQTGVIGENVSRAHEDIRSNDHHNLNSPDQMAKKRKNDGDGIRVGGKVLDLSGYLTKRPKLEASQSSTEALTLAKEGASTINEGLSDSKEGISTTSKDPKAGGRLKPVGNPKYFDARQALPLWSWQDDIRQRLRQNDVLVLVGETGSGKSTQVPQFLIQEDWCQRKKVKVKGDGGVQEMAVGGMIAVTQPRRVAATTLAHRVAKEANIPGKKKDTERHGPLSDGIVGYSVRFDHRVPKGAKIKYVTEGMLLQELLRDPHLRQYSAIIVDEIHERSVDVDLLSGFLKQILSGDKAGRGGIPLKVVIMSATANVGSIKKFFSDVDPEGSEESVPLATRPKTSVDFLQIEGRQFPVEITHTPKPVPDIQEALLSTLFKIHKQESLFDKHGRKDILAFLTGQEEIEAAQRLIEEHAETLPVGVPKIAVFPLFGQLSMEAQHKAFQPTKDKNTRKIVLATNIAETSVTVPGVRFVVDCGKAKVKQYRPRLGMESLLAKPISKSSAIQRTGRAGREGPGKCFRLYTEETYESLEKTDLPEILRTDVLNAVLTMKARGIDDVLAFPLMDPPEFESVEKALLHLHILGALADDGSITDVGRKMVMFPVPPPYARVLIASATPKYDCILEVIDIISCITAGDDIFLQIQSEETKEEAEEFRKELRRREGDLITYLTTIQKYSAENADRVRWCKDRKINTRNMKQAMNIRKQLRQLCVKQKMMEQPPADPQPFYPVTPEKSATILKCFLKGFALKTAILAPDNSYVTAHGKHVVAVHPASVLHGQKKEAIMFLEHVYTQKNYAKKVSAIEALWIVEAVDRSG; via the exons ATGGATCCTTCGCTGATCAAAGAACTCCAGCTGGAGCCCCTCTCGCCACGAGGCAGCGATTCCAGTTATTCCAGCGAACCACTGGGCAGTGATAACAGCAATTCCAGCAAACCCCCCAGCGACAGCGATAGGAGCGGACGAAACCCCCAGCCCGAAGCCAAGATGGCAGTGGACCAGTCGCAACGTCGGCGCCCCCAACCACTGGACCTGCATCAATCCAGCGGGATACAGGACCCTGAGAAACTCAGCGGTTCGCAATTTGCAGAGCCCACATATTTGCAGGAAGAGTGGAAGCGGactccaacccaaccagaGAAGAGGCGAAAGAAACGtgggttttggaggtggatgtcAGGCTGTTTCAAAGGAGACCAAGAAACAGACGATGAACACGAAGTCAAGATGGAGTCTGCGGTTGACAAg CATCCCATCATGGGCAAGTTCAGCTCTCTATTCCGCAGCAAGTCGGATAAAGACAAGCCCAACGAGACACCTGTGAACCCTTATGCGCAACAACCGCCGTCCAGCGACACATACTCGTCCGCTCCTGCGTACGGCGGAAATCGCGGAGTCCCTTCAGGACTGCCGTCCGGTCCTCGTCCCGGTGGCATGGGCGGCGGCTTACCATCTGGTCCTCGTCCTGGAAGCTCCGCCCCACCGCCTTACTCCGCTCAGAATGATGCCGCCTTTGCagacaacaagaagagataTGATTCGGCTGCATCCAGCCCTTCGATAGGATATGGGAATGATCGGCCTGGCGCTCCCAGCGGGTATGGCAGCAACAGATACGATAACGCTGCCGGTTATGGCCAGAACAACAACGCTCAAGCTCCGCCTCCAAGACAAGGGGGATACGGCGGTTTTGACAACAATCGCGCACAACTGTACGATGGTTATTCACCGCAACAAGCGCCCCCCAAGGATTACACCTTACCCGAGAACTACGAAGAGTtgacggccgaggagaaaGATGAGGCGCAGGCACGAGTGACGAAGGGTAAAATTGTTGATACTCTTCGAGATACAGCTGCGAGCACGGCGCGGTCTCGGCAGAAGATGGCTGAAGGATTGGAGAGAATGAGGGATATAGACGAGATACTTTACAGAGATGGACAGATTCTCAACAAGGTCGAACAGCAGATTTCTGAATCCC AACATCAGAGCAGGCTCGCTAAAGCAAACCTTGACAATCTCGACGCCGCCAACTCATCGCTCTTCAATGTTTTCGCGAACAGCAAGGGGAAACTTGCTGAGCGTGAGATGAGAAAGGAGATATCAGAGCGCGAGCGGCAACTCGAGAAAGAGGAGTTGCGAAGGCAGGAGTACAAGTGGAACAACCAGGGCATCATTCCGGATCAGAAGCGCCAGCAGCTGCTTGGCAAAAGAGTTGTCGACAAGTCAAAGTACATCTATGATGACTCTGATGAGGAGCAAGAGACACTCAACGAGAGAATTGAGGATGATATCGCTTCTCTTGGGCAAGATGCGCTTTTACTCAAGAAGATGGCTCTGGCGCAGGCCGCGGTGCTAGATCACCAAGTCAAGCAGACCGGAGTCATTGGAGAGAAC GTTTCGAGAGCTCACGAGGATATCAGGAGCAACGATCATC ACAACCTCAACTCACCCGACCAAATGGccaagaaaaggaagaacGATGGCGACGGTATTCGTGTGGGGGGAAAGGTCCTTGACTTGAGTGGCTATTTGACGAAAAGGCCCAAGCTCGAGGCCTCGCAATCTTCAACTGAAGCCCTTACATTAGCGAAAGAGGGCGCGTCGACAATAAATGAGGGCCTATCAGACTCAAAGGAAGGAATATCGACAACAAGCAAAGACCCCAAGGCAGGCGGGCGTTTGAAACCAGTCGGCAACCCAAAATATTTCGACGCTCGTCAAGCACTCCCGCTTTGGTCATGGCAAGATGATATTCGACAAAGGCTGCGTCAAAACGATGTCTTGGTTCTTGTCGGTGAGACGGGTTCCGGAAAGAGTACCCAGGTGCCCCAATTTCTGATCCAAGAGGACTGGTGTCAGAGGAAGAAGGTCAAAGTcaagggtgatggtggcgtGCAGGAAATGGCTGTGGGAGGTATGATCGCAGTCACGCAACCACGTCGAGTCGCTGCAACCACCTTGGCGCACCGcgtggccaaggaggccaacatcccggggaagaagaaggacacGGAGAGACACGGCCCACTTTCGGACGGCATTGTTGGCTATTCAGTTCGTTTCGACCACCGCGTTCCGAAAGGCGCCAAGATCAAGTATGTCACAGAAGGCATGCTGCTTCAAGAGCTTCTTCGCGACCCGCACCTCCGACAGTACAGCGCAATCATCGTGGATGAAATCCACGAGCGTAGCGTCGATGTTGATCTGCTATCTGGTTTTCTGAAGCAGATCCTCTCTGGCGACAAGGCTGGTCGCGGCGGCATCCCGCTCAAAGTCGTCATCATGAGTGCTACGGCGAATGTCGGCAGCATCAAGAAGTTCTTTTCCGACGTCGATCCGGAAGGGTCTGAAGAATCTGTCCCTCTTGCGACAAGACCCAAAACTTCCGTGGATTTCCTCCAGATCGAAGGCCGTCAGTTTCCAGTTGAGATCACGCATACGCCAAAACCAGTCCCGGATATCCAAGAAGCCCTCCTGAGCACACTATTCAAGATTCACAAGCAGGAGTCCCTTTTCGACAAACATGGCAGGAAGGATATCCTAGCCTTCCTCACTGGTCAAGAGGAGATCGAAGCTGCCCAGCGCTTGATCGAAGAACATGCGGAAACCTTGCCAGTAGGCGTCCCTAAGATTGCAGTCTTCCCTCTTTTCGGCCAACTATCCATGGAAGCGCAGCACAAAGCATTCCAACccaccaaggacaagaacaCCAGGAAGATTGTTTTGGCCACAAACATTGCCGAAACATCCGTCACGGTACCCGGCGTTcggtttgttgttgactgTGGCAAGGCCAAGGTAAAACAATACAGGCCTCGCTTGGGAATGGAGTCTCTTCTGGCCAAACCAATATCCAAATCTTCAGCCATCCAGAGAACTGGTCGTGCTGGCAGAGAAGGCCCTGGAAAGTGCTTCAGACTCTACACAGAAGAGACTTACGAATCACTTGAGAAGACAGATCTCCCCGAAATTCTCCGGACGGATGTACTCAACGCTGTGCTGACCATGAAAGCGAGAGGGATTGATGATGTGCTCGCCTTCCCCCTCATGGACCCTCCAGAATTCGAGTCGGTGGAAAAGGCGTTGCTTCACCTCCATATTCTTGGCGCGCTGGCAGATGACGGGTCCATCACGGATGTCGGGCGCAAGATGGTCATGTTCCCCGTCCCACCACCATATGCTCGTGTTCTGATCGCATCAGCAACGCCAAAATATGACTGTATCCTAGAGGTCATCGACATCATCTCTTGCATCACAGCGGGCGACGATATTTTCCTTCAAATTCAGTCTGAGGAGACCAAAGAGGAAGCTGAGGAATTCAGGAAAGAGTTGCGGAGGAGAGAAGGTGATCTTATCACgtacctcaccaccatccagaAATACAGCGCCGAGAATGCCGACAGAGTTCGATGGTGCAAGGACAGGAAAATCAACACACGGAATATGAAGCAAGCCATGAACATTCGGAAACAGCTGAGGCAACTTTGCGTCAAGCAAAAGATGATGGAACAGCCACCCGCAGACCCTCAGCCGTTCTACCCCGTCACACCGGAAAAGTCTGCTACTATTCTCAAGTGTTTTCTCAAAGGTTTTGCGCTCAAGACGGCGATCCTGGCGCCTGATAACAGTTACGTGACGGCCCATGGCAAGCATGTGGTGGCTGTTCACCCAGCTAGTGTCCTCCATGgacagaagaaggaggcgatTATGTTTTTGGAACATGTGTATACCCAGAAGAATTATGCCAAGAAAGTGAGCGCTATAGAGGCTCTGTGGATAGTGGAAGCGGTGGACAGGTCAGGGTGA